In Cloacibacillus sp. An23, the following are encoded in one genomic region:
- a CDS encoding ANTAR domain-containing protein: MGNGFLIVSASRGNIRALRSIASAAGGAAEALSGAQARRLLAEREFTDVVIDTPLPDEPGAELALYAERRCSGGVIIFAKREIAYELEKAAAARGVIVVPKPVDRDALRVSLRALEIMRGKLALAEEENRRLRERLENERIVCRAKCFLIRRFGFDESEAHRYIEKTAMDSRCSRREIAEDIVARLGGAEAAGGGER; encoded by the coding sequence ATGGGAAACGGCTTTCTGATAGTCTCGGCATCGCGAGGCAACATCAGGGCGCTCCGCTCGATCGCCTCCGCGGCGGGCGGAGCTGCGGAAGCCCTCTCCGGCGCGCAGGCCCGCCGCCTGCTTGCCGAACGCGAGTTCACGGACGTCGTTATAGACACTCCGCTCCCAGACGAACCCGGAGCCGAACTCGCGCTCTATGCCGAGCGGCGGTGCAGCGGAGGCGTGATCATCTTCGCAAAGCGCGAGATTGCATACGAGCTTGAAAAAGCCGCCGCGGCGCGCGGCGTCATCGTCGTCCCGAAGCCCGTGGACAGAGACGCGCTCCGCGTGTCGCTGCGCGCGCTCGAAATCATGCGCGGCAAGCTCGCGTTGGCCGAGGAAGAGAACCGCCGCCTGCGCGAGCGGCTTGAGAACGAAAGAATCGTCTGCCGCGCGAAATGTTTCCTGATCCGGCGCTTCGGGTTCGACGAGTCGGAAGCCCACAGGTACATCGAAAAAACGGCCATGGACAGCCGCTGCTCAAGACGCGAGATAGCCGAGGACATAGTCGCGCGGCTGGGAGGCGCGGAAGCGGCGGGCGGCGGAGAACGCTAA
- a CDS encoding DEAD/DEAH box helicase, protein MQEIQERFTDFDLKPELLRAIERKGFEHPMPVQTAVLRDESLIDNDVIVQARTGSGKTLAFALPLLNRMEPGARTPRIIVLSPTRELAQQTAREFAWLGADMGVRVATLVGGLDMERQIRSLREGASVVVGTPGRILDHLRRGTLKTEDITSVVLDEGDHMLDMGFRDEMEAILQAMDHVERTWLFSATMPPEVLSLTKLYLDAPKKISLVSDVASHSDITQKAYIIPSRRRFEGLVNVLIWENPSKSLLFCGTRAETQDIADRLCDIGFRATAIHGDMSQRERNNALSALRGGRVSILVATDVAARGLDIDAVSHVIQYGLPQNLEAFVHRSGRTGRAGHEGSNLILLTAREARQFKFMLHQSHSKLTLEWIPAPDAAEIEGQSRIRFENNIIEHALESDEFEEWARELLSREEAPVLVSGLLAKAYGDQPSGYSIREDVQLEMDREKGRRDAAQRGNGRDAARRERYKRPEMTGGLSVQFAAGRNDGWEVGPLLGAICRGAGLGREDVGNIRLRDTSAVVEISPRGAAFIEGRRERLEKEGLPIAAMREITGESRAKRYGDRPQRREGREPREGRENFRPRARRDGESGARRRLPKEK, encoded by the coding sequence ATGCAGGAAATTCAGGAAAGATTTACAGATTTTGATTTGAAGCCGGAGCTTCTGCGCGCCATAGAGCGCAAGGGCTTCGAGCACCCGATGCCGGTGCAGACCGCCGTGCTGCGCGACGAAAGCCTGATCGACAACGACGTGATCGTGCAGGCGCGCACGGGCTCCGGCAAGACGCTCGCCTTCGCCCTGCCGCTGCTGAACCGCATGGAGCCGGGGGCGCGCACGCCGCGCATCATCGTGCTCTCTCCGACGCGCGAGCTGGCGCAGCAGACGGCGCGTGAATTCGCGTGGCTCGGGGCGGACATGGGCGTGCGCGTCGCGACGCTCGTAGGCGGCCTAGATATGGAGCGCCAGATACGCTCGCTGCGCGAGGGCGCGTCTGTCGTCGTAGGCACGCCGGGACGCATTCTCGACCACCTCCGCCGCGGCACGCTCAAGACCGAGGACATAACGAGCGTCGTGCTGGACGAGGGCGACCACATGCTCGACATGGGCTTCCGCGACGAGATGGAGGCCATCCTCCAGGCTATGGACCACGTGGAGCGCACGTGGCTATTCTCCGCGACGATGCCGCCCGAGGTGCTGTCTCTGACGAAGCTCTATCTCGACGCGCCTAAGAAGATCTCGCTCGTCTCCGACGTCGCCTCGCACAGCGACATCACGCAGAAGGCCTACATCATTCCGTCGCGCCGCCGCTTCGAAGGGCTCGTCAACGTCCTGATATGGGAGAACCCGAGCAAGTCGCTGCTCTTCTGCGGCACTCGCGCCGAGACGCAGGACATTGCAGACCGCCTCTGCGACATAGGCTTCCGCGCGACGGCGATACACGGCGACATGAGCCAGCGCGAGCGCAACAACGCGCTTTCGGCGCTGCGCGGCGGCCGCGTCTCGATACTCGTCGCGACCGACGTAGCGGCGCGCGGCCTCGACATCGACGCGGTCAGCCACGTCATACAGTACGGCCTGCCGCAGAACCTCGAGGCATTCGTCCACCGCAGCGGACGCACGGGGCGCGCTGGACACGAGGGCAGCAACCTGATACTTCTCACCGCGCGCGAGGCGCGTCAGTTCAAGTTCATGCTCCATCAGTCGCACTCGAAGCTGACGCTCGAATGGATACCGGCTCCCGACGCCGCGGAGATAGAGGGCCAGTCGCGCATACGCTTCGAGAACAACATCATCGAGCACGCGCTCGAGTCGGACGAGTTCGAGGAATGGGCGCGCGAGCTGCTTTCGCGCGAGGAAGCGCCCGTGCTCGTCTCGGGGCTTCTCGCGAAGGCGTACGGAGATCAGCCGAGCGGCTATTCGATACGCGAGGACGTGCAGCTCGAGATGGACCGCGAAAAAGGCCGCCGCGACGCGGCGCAGCGCGGAAACGGCAGGGACGCCGCGAGACGCGAGCGCTACAAGCGTCCCGAGATGACCGGCGGACTTTCCGTGCAGTTCGCGGCCGGGCGCAACGACGGCTGGGAGGTCGGCCCGCTGCTCGGCGCGATATGCCGCGGCGCGGGTCTCGGACGCGAGGACGTCGGCAACATCCGCCTGCGCGACACGAGCGCCGTCGTCGAAATTTCGCCGCGCGGAGCCGCCTTCATAGAGGGACGCCGTGAGCGCCTCGAAAAAGAGGGGCTGCCGATAGCCGCGATGCGCGAGATAACTGGCGAAAGCCGCGCGAAACGATACGGCGACCGCCCGCAGCGCCGCGAAGGCCGCGAGCCGCGCGAAGGGCGCGAAAACTTCCGCCCGCGCGCGAGACGCGACGGAGAATCCGGCGCGCGCAGAAGGCTTCCGAAAGAAAAATAA
- a CDS encoding 4Fe-4S dicluster-binding protein encodes MSKPQCWQEVPMATIAFGSSALKVQTGLWRSMRPVIDTKKCVSCLRCWIQCPDDSIELDAEGKVTGINLFFCKGCAICERLCPTKAITMHSESSFAEEETMSGEHPGEVGAHVR; translated from the coding sequence ATGAGTAAACCGCAATGCTGGCAGGAGGTCCCGATGGCGACGATAGCCTTCGGTTCCTCCGCTCTGAAGGTGCAGACGGGGCTGTGGCGTTCTATGCGCCCCGTCATAGATACGAAGAAATGCGTCTCATGCCTCCGCTGCTGGATACAGTGCCCAGACGACTCGATAGAGCTCGACGCGGAGGGAAAAGTAACGGGAATCAACCTCTTCTTCTGCAAAGGCTGCGCGATATGCGAGCGGCTCTGCCCGACCAAAGCGATAACGATGCACTCCGAATCTTCGTTCGCCGAAGAGGAAACTATGTCGGGAGAACACCCGGGGGAGGTCGGCGCGCATGTCAGATAA
- a CDS encoding flavodoxin family protein has product MKIYIFDGGPRKGWNTAQMCGSFARGASEAGAEVETVRLYDLDFNGCRSCFACKLKGGPSFGRCGWRDGATDLLAAASQADGLAFASPVYLGTITPPLHAFIERLTFQFISYGKGYPVLSPKKPETAMIYTMNTSERYFDEHYECADGPLAFFENFIGRAFTKPERVCAFNTYQFTDYSKYDAGGWDETEKAEWKKNEFPKELRAAYDAGARMAEKIKAKQQSA; this is encoded by the coding sequence ATGAAAATCTACATATTCGACGGCGGGCCGCGCAAGGGTTGGAACACGGCCCAGATGTGCGGGAGCTTCGCGCGCGGCGCGTCGGAGGCCGGGGCCGAGGTCGAGACCGTGCGCCTGTACGACCTCGACTTCAACGGATGCAGGAGCTGCTTCGCCTGCAAGCTGAAAGGCGGACCGTCGTTCGGCAGGTGCGGATGGCGCGACGGCGCGACCGATCTGCTCGCCGCGGCATCGCAGGCGGACGGCCTGGCCTTCGCCTCGCCGGTCTATCTTGGCACCATAACGCCGCCGCTCCACGCCTTCATAGAGCGCCTGACGTTCCAGTTCATCAGCTACGGAAAGGGCTATCCTGTGCTCTCGCCCAAAAAGCCGGAGACGGCGATGATCTACACGATGAACACGAGCGAGCGGTACTTCGACGAACATTACGAGTGCGCGGACGGCCCTCTTGCGTTCTTTGAAAATTTCATCGGGCGGGCATTCACGAAGCCGGAGCGCGTCTGCGCCTTCAACACCTACCAGTTTACCGATTACTCGAAATACGACGCCGGCGGCTGGGACGAGACGGAAAAAGCGGAATGGAAGAAAAACGAATTTCCGAAGGAACTGCGCGCGGCATACGATGCGGGCGCGCGCATGGCGGAAAAGATAAAGGCGAAGCAACAGAGCGCGTAG
- a CDS encoding 2-oxoacid:acceptor oxidoreductase family protein has product MNKTLEVRWHGRGGQGAKSASAILAEVLFEEGKHVQAFPEYGAERQGAPIRAYNRVSDSPIRRRCGVQNPNIVVVVDPTMVESANPTEGTADDAVYLVNSAENAKELRRRLGVSSKAKVLVVDATKITLEELGQNRPNAPLLGALSHVFTDVPVESFVNHFTSKMTKLPKPVLEANRRAILRGRSEAVFA; this is encoded by the coding sequence ATGAACAAGACACTTGAAGTAAGATGGCACGGACGCGGCGGACAGGGAGCGAAGAGCGCTTCCGCGATACTCGCCGAAGTCCTTTTCGAGGAAGGCAAGCACGTGCAGGCTTTCCCCGAGTACGGCGCGGAGCGCCAGGGCGCTCCGATACGCGCCTACAACAGAGTCTCTGATTCTCCGATACGCCGCCGCTGCGGAGTGCAGAACCCGAATATAGTCGTCGTAGTAGACCCGACGATGGTCGAAAGCGCGAACCCGACGGAGGGAACCGCGGACGACGCCGTCTACCTCGTCAACAGCGCGGAGAACGCGAAGGAGCTGCGCCGCCGTCTCGGCGTATCGTCGAAGGCTAAAGTGCTCGTAGTGGACGCTACGAAGATAACGCTGGAGGAGCTCGGGCAGAACCGCCCGAACGCCCCGCTGCTCGGCGCGCTTTCGCACGTATTCACCGACGTCCCGGTCGAGTCATTCGTCAACCACTTCACGAGCAAGATGACGAAACTGCCGAAGCCCGTGCTCGAGGCCAACCGCCGCGCGATACTCCGCGGACGCAGCGAGGCGGTCTTCGCATGA
- a CDS encoding nitroreductase family protein has translation MDFLKLAKERYSVRKFSDRKVEREKLEAILEAGRCAPTAVNYQPQRVLVIESEEALAKLKECTPYHFNAPLALLVCYDDVASAKSSFDGRDHGKTDAAIVTTHMMLEAASLGLGSTWVGYFDPAKVKKLYELPSYIVPIAILPLGYPAEDAAPSPFHEKRLAPEQTIFYNSFDGIKPGCRDCGVH, from the coding sequence ATGGATTTTCTGAAACTCGCGAAAGAACGCTACTCTGTGAGAAAGTTCTCCGACAGAAAGGTCGAGCGCGAAAAGCTCGAAGCGATACTCGAAGCGGGGCGCTGCGCGCCGACGGCGGTCAACTACCAGCCGCAGCGCGTGCTCGTCATAGAAAGCGAAGAGGCGCTCGCGAAGCTCAAAGAATGCACGCCGTACCACTTCAACGCGCCGCTAGCGCTGCTCGTCTGCTACGACGACGTCGCGAGCGCGAAGAGCTCCTTCGACGGACGCGACCACGGCAAGACCGACGCCGCCATCGTCACGACTCATATGATGCTCGAGGCAGCATCGCTCGGCCTCGGCTCGACGTGGGTCGGCTACTTCGATCCGGCGAAAGTGAAGAAGCTCTACGAGCTTCCGAGCTATATAGTCCCAATAGCGATACTGCCGCTCGGCTATCCGGCAGAGGACGCCGCTCCGTCGCCCTTCCATGAGAAGCGCCTCGCGCCGGAGCAGACGATATTTTATAATTCGTTCGACGGGATAAAGCCCGGCTGCCGCGACTGCGGAGTTCATTAA
- a CDS encoding DUF6198 family protein, which translates to MKRHLTTMRGEAALAAVIVINSFGVLLMLYSGAGISAISSVPYAFSESFPALTLGAWTFIFQTLLVASLMVMRRRFVPQYLFSFAVGFAFSFMMDVHEKWMTLLPDGFSWRVVYFFISWAVICFGIALSNRCRMPIIPTDLFPRELAFITGVSYPKIKISFDVICLAVTAALTFCFLGEVRGLGLGTVAAAFTMGKGVGVIGGWMDRFVRFMSFCDGHRAHQALLLRVRSYRQGLR; encoded by the coding sequence ATGAAAAGACACCTGACGACGATGCGCGGCGAAGCGGCGCTCGCGGCGGTAATAGTGATAAACAGCTTCGGCGTTCTGCTGATGCTCTACTCGGGCGCGGGGATCTCCGCCATTTCGAGCGTCCCTTACGCCTTCTCCGAGTCTTTCCCGGCGCTCACGCTCGGCGCGTGGACCTTCATATTCCAGACGCTGCTCGTCGCGAGCCTAATGGTCATGCGCCGGAGGTTCGTCCCGCAGTATCTGTTTAGCTTCGCGGTCGGCTTCGCCTTCAGCTTTATGATGGACGTTCACGAAAAGTGGATGACGCTGCTGCCCGACGGCTTCTCGTGGCGCGTCGTCTACTTCTTCATAAGCTGGGCTGTGATATGCTTCGGCATCGCGCTCTCGAACCGCTGCCGCATGCCGATAATCCCGACCGACCTTTTCCCGCGCGAGCTGGCCTTCATCACGGGCGTCTCGTACCCGAAGATAAAGATATCGTTCGACGTGATATGCCTCGCGGTGACGGCGGCTCTGACCTTCTGCTTCCTCGGCGAGGTGCGCGGGCTCGGGCTTGGCACGGTCGCCGCTGCCTTCACGATGGGCAAGGGGGTAGGCGTGATAGGCGGCTGGATGGACAGGTTCGTGCGCTTCATGTCCTTCTGCGACGGACACCGCGCGCACCAGGCGCTTTTGCTGCGTGTTCGCAGCTACCGGCAGGGGCTTCGTTAG
- a CDS encoding PTS sugar transporter subunit IIC, with protein sequence MSSESNPLSAFLARKDIRFSFSRYFVDALGAMGVGLFASLITGLILKTIGSKCGLAILVEFGGLAGQMVGPAIAVAVAQALKAPAMVVFSCAAAGFAGNAWGGPVGAFVAAIAGAECGKAVSKETPVDIIATPALTVIAGMTAGKLIGPPVSAMMSALGVLIMRATELQPGPMGALVSAIMGMILTLPISSAAIAVALNLSGIAAGAAAVGCSTQMVGFAVMSFRENGVSGLLSQGLGTSMLQMPNIVRHPMIWIPPTLASFILGPISTVVFGMTNVPSGAGMGTSGLVGQFGAIEAMGSSPAVLTQIALMHFILPAVLTLAIAEAMRRMNLIKPGEMKLDL encoded by the coding sequence ATGTCGTCGGAATCCAACCCTCTCTCCGCTTTCCTCGCGCGCAAGGACATTCGGTTTTCTTTCTCGCGCTACTTCGTGGACGCGCTCGGCGCGATGGGCGTCGGGCTCTTCGCGTCGCTCATCACCGGGCTGATACTCAAGACGATAGGCTCTAAGTGCGGCCTCGCGATACTCGTCGAGTTCGGCGGCCTCGCGGGACAGATGGTCGGCCCCGCCATAGCCGTCGCAGTCGCCCAGGCGCTGAAGGCTCCCGCTATGGTCGTCTTCTCGTGCGCCGCAGCCGGCTTCGCGGGCAACGCCTGGGGCGGCCCCGTCGGAGCCTTCGTCGCAGCCATCGCCGGGGCGGAGTGCGGCAAGGCCGTCTCCAAGGAGACCCCCGTCGATATAATCGCGACGCCGGCGCTCACGGTCATAGCGGGCATGACGGCGGGAAAACTCATCGGCCCGCCCGTCAGCGCGATGATGTCGGCGCTGGGCGTGCTCATCATGCGCGCGACGGAGCTTCAGCCCGGCCCGATGGGGGCGCTCGTCTCCGCGATAATGGGCATGATACTGACTCTGCCCATATCGAGCGCAGCGATAGCCGTCGCCCTCAACCTATCTGGAATCGCGGCCGGAGCCGCGGCGGTCGGCTGCTCGACGCAGATGGTCGGCTTCGCCGTCATGTCCTTCCGCGAAAACGGAGTCTCCGGGCTGCTCTCTCAGGGGCTCGGCACCTCGATGCTCCAGATGCCGAACATCGTGCGCCATCCTATGATATGGATACCGCCTACTCTCGCGAGCTTCATCCTCGGCCCTATATCGACAGTCGTCTTCGGTATGACGAACGTGCCCTCCGGCGCCGGCATGGGGACGAGCGGCCTCGTAGGACAATTCGGCGCGATAGAGGCGATGGGAAGCTCGCCAGCCGTGCTGACGCAGATAGCGCTGATGCACTTCATCCTGCCCGCCGTCCTCACTCTCGCGATAGCCGAGGCAATGCGGAGGATGAATCTCATAAAGCCCGGCGAGATGAAGCTCGACTTATAA
- a CDS encoding MGMT family protein: MEEKRISEGTARGIRCGRAHGGKDKGEATERVESGGGAFYERVYAVVRRIPYGRVASYGQIARMIGAPRAARQVGWAMRRCPDDLPWQRVVMADGSITGGSYAELRRAKLEAEGVKFTPDGRADMRACRWNGRDAAEESAEG, from the coding sequence ATGGAAGAAAAACGAATTTCCGAAGGAACTGCGCGCGGCATACGATGCGGGCGCGCGCATGGCGGAAAAGATAAAGGCGAAGCAACAGAGCGCGTAGAGTCCGGCGGGGGCGCTTTTTACGAGCGCGTCTACGCCGTAGTGCGGCGCATACCGTACGGGCGCGTCGCGTCGTACGGGCAGATAGCGCGCATGATAGGCGCTCCTCGCGCTGCGCGCCAGGTGGGCTGGGCCATGCGCCGCTGCCCCGACGACCTGCCGTGGCAGCGCGTCGTGATGGCCGACGGCTCGATCACGGGCGGAAGCTATGCGGAGCTGCGCCGCGCGAAGCTTGAAGCCGAGGGCGTGAAGTTCACGCCGGACGGGCGCGCCGACATGCGCGCCTGCCGCTGGAACGGAAGGGACGCGGCGGAGGAAAGCGCCGAAGGCTGA
- a CDS encoding helix-turn-helix domain-containing protein — MSCENGKNDAENGSRAAECPVVYALRIIGQKWRLPVMWHLYQRKSARYSELKRSINGVTNMMLTKALRELEARGLIERRQYEAVPPRVEYSLTARGASLIPTLDELYKWGEEQMRIDGAQRVDSPARPHI; from the coding sequence ATGTCGTGCGAAAACGGGAAAAACGACGCTGAGAACGGAAGCCGCGCGGCGGAGTGTCCCGTCGTCTACGCGCTCCGGATAATCGGGCAGAAATGGCGGCTGCCGGTAATGTGGCATCTGTATCAGCGGAAGTCCGCTCGATACAGCGAGCTGAAGCGCTCGATAAACGGCGTGACGAACATGATGCTGACGAAGGCGCTGCGCGAGCTCGAGGCGCGGGGGCTGATCGAGCGCCGCCAGTACGAGGCGGTGCCTCCGCGCGTGGAGTATTCGCTGACGGCCCGCGGCGCGTCTCTCATACCGACGCTCGACGAGCTGTACAAGTGGGGCGAGGAGCAGATGCGCATAGACGGCGCGCAGCGTGTTGACAGCCCGGCTCGGCCTCACATATAA
- a CDS encoding MATE family efflux transporter, whose translation MKDFKKFFSGIFSTGAQSLTEGSIPLLLTRFAIPYMAANLLQALYGAADMIIVGQFTDAAGLSAVSIGSQFIFMINSIVIGLSIGGTIMIGRYFGAGRLEEIKDTIGTMLTLFAFLSVVITAGLLLFIDPIVRLLGTPPESFAPTRGYVFINVAGLATMFAYNALAAVFRGFGDSVSPLMFVAVACVLNIVGDLALVGIFDMGAEGAAIATVFSQGFSAYLAVVYARRADYHFDFKLASMRIKREKLAQLLRIGLPMAVQFSLTGISFIFILATVSKMGGVAAAAAIGITGKLNGFTMLPPNSFAAAISAMVAQNIGAGKPHRARSTMLSGLSISLAFGVATFAMLFFFPEIVIRIFTPDRELIDATALYLRSFSIDCILVCFVFCMNGFFNGCGHTTFTMANNIFSAFAVRVPATWILSGMAGASLFTVGFAAPLASALTIMISLWFLKSGRWKTPR comes from the coding sequence ATGAAAGACTTCAAGAAATTTTTCTCGGGCATATTCTCGACCGGCGCGCAGTCGCTGACGGAGGGCAGCATCCCGCTGCTGCTGACGCGCTTCGCGATTCCCTACATGGCGGCGAATCTGCTTCAGGCGCTTTACGGCGCGGCGGATATGATAATCGTCGGCCAGTTCACGGACGCGGCGGGCCTTTCGGCCGTCTCCATCGGCAGCCAGTTCATCTTTATGATAAACAGCATCGTCATAGGCCTTTCGATAGGCGGTACGATAATGATAGGCCGTTACTTCGGCGCCGGGCGCTTGGAGGAGATAAAGGACACGATAGGCACTATGCTGACTCTGTTCGCATTCTTAAGCGTCGTCATAACGGCTGGGCTGCTGCTCTTCATCGACCCGATAGTGCGGCTGCTCGGCACGCCGCCCGAGTCCTTCGCGCCGACGCGCGGCTATGTATTCATCAACGTAGCAGGGCTGGCGACGATGTTCGCCTACAACGCGCTCGCCGCCGTCTTCCGCGGCTTCGGGGACTCCGTCTCGCCGCTGATGTTCGTAGCGGTCGCATGCGTGCTGAATATCGTGGGCGACCTCGCGCTCGTCGGCATTTTCGATATGGGCGCTGAGGGCGCGGCTATAGCGACCGTTTTTTCGCAGGGATTTTCCGCCTATCTCGCGGTTGTCTACGCGCGCCGCGCCGATTATCATTTCGACTTCAAACTCGCGAGCATGAGGATAAAGCGCGAGAAGCTCGCTCAGCTTCTGCGCATCGGGCTGCCGATGGCGGTGCAGTTTTCGCTGACGGGCATTTCGTTCATCTTCATTCTCGCGACGGTGAGCAAGATGGGCGGCGTAGCGGCTGCGGCGGCGATAGGCATCACGGGCAAGCTCAACGGATTTACGATGCTGCCGCCGAACTCTTTCGCCGCGGCCATTTCCGCGATGGTCGCGCAGAATATCGGCGCGGGCAAGCCGCATCGCGCGCGCTCGACGATGTTGTCCGGGCTTTCGATTTCGCTCGCCTTCGGCGTCGCGACCTTCGCGATGCTGTTCTTCTTCCCCGAGATAGTCATTCGCATATTCACGCCCGACCGCGAGCTCATCGACGCGACGGCGCTTTATCTGCGGTCGTTCAGCATCGACTGCATACTCGTCTGCTTCGTCTTCTGCATGAACGGCTTCTTCAACGGCTGCGGACACACGACTTTCACGATGGCGAACAACATTTTCTCGGCTTTCGCGGTGCGCGTGCCGGCGACGTGGATACTGAGCGGCATGGCCGGAGCCAGCCTTTTCACCGTGGGCTTCGCAGCGCCGCTCGCATCCGCGCTGACGATAATGATAAGCCTGTGGTTCCTGAAAAGCGGCAGGTGGAAAACGCCGAGGTAG
- a CDS encoding glutamate synthase-related protein, protein MMNALDFIYPEYEVVRDAAKCVSCRVCERECANGATVFDAKSGLLLTDDSKCVNCQRCVAMCPVMAIKVIKSGNGFRANGNWSRSTICEVYRQASTGGVLLSSMGNPHKYPVYWDRILINASQVTNPPIDPLREPMETRVFLGGRGSGVERDKNGRLKCSLPPHLDLSIPMLFSAMSYWSISYNAHEALAGAAEELGTFYNTGEGGLHENFYRYGKNTIVQVASGRFGVHGEYLNAGAAIEIKMGQGAKPGIGGHLPGSKMAGDIARTRMVPEGSSAISPAPHHDIYSIEDLRQLVYSLKEATGYKKPVIIKVAAVHNIAAIASGIARTGADVIAIDGFRGGTGAAPTRIRDNAGIPIELALAAVDGQLRREGIRGNISIIAGGSIRSSADVIKAIALGADAVYVATAAMLALGCHLCRSCQLGLCSWGIATQRPDLVKRLSAEEGRRRLVNLFSAWNREIKEMMGAMGINSIEALRGNRLMLRGVGMSSKELEILGIRHAGE, encoded by the coding sequence ATGATGAACGCTCTCGATTTCATTTATCCCGAATACGAAGTCGTGCGCGACGCGGCGAAGTGCGTTTCGTGCCGCGTATGCGAGCGCGAGTGCGCAAACGGCGCGACGGTCTTCGACGCGAAGTCCGGCCTGCTGCTGACAGACGACTCGAAATGCGTGAACTGCCAGCGCTGCGTCGCGATGTGCCCCGTCATGGCGATTAAGGTCATAAAGTCCGGCAACGGCTTCCGCGCCAACGGCAACTGGAGCCGTTCAACTATATGCGAGGTCTACCGCCAGGCGTCTACGGGCGGCGTGCTGCTTTCGTCGATGGGCAATCCGCACAAGTACCCGGTCTACTGGGACAGGATTCTCATCAATGCCTCACAGGTTACGAATCCGCCGATCGACCCGCTGCGCGAGCCGATGGAGACGCGCGTATTCCTCGGCGGCAGAGGCTCCGGCGTGGAGCGCGACAAAAACGGAAGGCTGAAATGCAGCCTTCCGCCTCATTTGGATTTATCCATACCGATGCTCTTCTCCGCCATGAGTTACTGGTCGATTTCGTACAACGCCCACGAAGCGCTCGCGGGAGCCGCGGAGGAGCTCGGAACGTTCTACAACACGGGCGAAGGCGGGCTTCACGAAAATTTCTACCGCTACGGAAAGAACACCATCGTACAGGTGGCCTCGGGACGTTTCGGCGTACACGGCGAATATCTGAACGCGGGAGCCGCCATAGAGATAAAAATGGGGCAGGGTGCGAAGCCAGGCATCGGCGGGCATCTGCCCGGAAGCAAGATGGCCGGCGACATCGCGCGGACGAGGATGGTGCCCGAGGGAAGCAGCGCTATCTCCCCCGCGCCGCATCACGACATATATTCGATAGAGGATCTGCGCCAGCTCGTCTATTCGCTGAAAGAAGCGACGGGCTACAAAAAGCCTGTAATCATCAAGGTCGCCGCCGTCCACAACATAGCCGCCATCGCGAGCGGCATCGCGCGGACTGGCGCGGACGTGATAGCGATCGACGGCTTCCGCGGCGGCACCGGCGCCGCGCCTACGCGCATACGCGACAACGCCGGCATCCCCATAGAGCTCGCGCTCGCGGCGGTGGACGGCCAGCTGCGCCGCGAAGGCATACGCGGCAACATATCGATCATCGCAGGCGGCTCGATACGCTCGAGCGCGGACGTGATAAAGGCCATCGCCCTCGGCGCGGACGCCGTTTATGTGGCGACCGCCGCCATGCTTGCATTGGGCTGCCATTTATGCCGCAGCTGCCAGCTCGGACTGTGCAGCTGGGGCATAGCGACCCAGCGGCCGGACCTCGTGAAGCGCCTTTCGGCCGAAGAAGGCCGCCGCAGGCTCGTCAACCTGTTCTCCGCGTGGAACCGCGAGATAAAGGAAATGATGGGGGCGATGGGCATAAATTCAATCGAAGCTCTGCGCGGAAACCGCCTGATGCTGCGCGGCGTCGGGATGAGTTCCAAAGAACTCGAAATTCTCGGAATAAGGCACGCAGGGGAATAG
- a CDS encoding PepSY domain-containing protein, protein MKVKLFAGAALCLALIMGAGACAPLCAEEISREHALETALKNADVPRKDAYNVKIERDEEKGIAVYKIEFETRYGDYGFEVARESGRIIGADYEVDEKWLHALGGSPVSIDEAKRIVQKKVSGSRFKDIRMRREGGGHEARYEGELFHEGIKYEFEIDPKTGRIFDWNADLRG, encoded by the coding sequence ATGAAAGTAAAACTGTTTGCCGGAGCCGCGCTCTGCCTCGCGCTGATTATGGGGGCCGGCGCATGCGCGCCGCTGTGCGCAGAGGAGATAAGCCGCGAGCACGCGCTAGAGACGGCGCTCAAAAACGCGGACGTGCCGCGTAAGGACGCCTACAACGTGAAGATCGAACGCGACGAGGAAAAAGGCATCGCCGTCTACAAAATCGAATTCGAGACGCGCTACGGCGACTACGGCTTCGAGGTCGCGCGCGAGAGCGGGCGCATAATCGGAGCGGACTACGAGGTGGACGAGAAGTGGCTCCATGCGCTCGGAGGCAGCCCAGTCAGCATCGACGAAGCGAAGCGCATCGTCCAGAAAAAAGTCTCCGGCTCCCGCTTCAAGGACATCCGTATGCGCCGCGAGGGCGGCGGACACGAAGCGCGCTACGAAGGCGAGCTCTTCCACGAAGGCATAAAATACGAATTCGAGATAGACCCGAAGACGGGCCGCATATTCGACTGGAACGCCGATCTGCGCGGCTGA